Sequence from the Ancalomicrobiaceae bacterium S20 genome:
CGCCGGGGCCATTCGGGCACGTCGGCCCGGACGGGGACGGACCGGCTCAGGCCGCCTTGACCTCGTTCCAGAGCTTCAGCCACTCGGAGTAGTTCGGCGGCGCGACCGGCCACATGAAGGTCTTCATCACGTCGAGATTGTCGATGAAGATCGCTTCCTGCTTCTCCTTGGAGAGCTTGTCGCGCACCACGCTCGACGACGTCGCATAGTTGCCGATTTCGGCGATGGCGGCGGCGTATTCCGCGCCGAGCAGGTAGTCGCCGAACTTGTAGGCGAGCTCGAGCTTGTCGTCGGCGAGCGAGGCGGGAATGCCGAAACAGTCGCACCAGCCCATGATGCCGGCCTTCGGCTTGGCCATGGCGACTTTCATCTTGTCCTTGAGCGCATCGTAGGGCACGCGCCAGGAGAAGGCCGCGGTCACTTCGCCGGTGGCGAAGAGGTTGGTCAGGTCGCCGATCGTCTGCCAATAGGTGCGCAGCAGCGGCTTCTGCGCGACCAGCACCTTCTTGCATTCGGCGAGCTCGGCGGTCGAGAGCGTGAAGGCCTTCTCGCGCGGAATGCCGAGATGCAGCGCGGCGATCGCGATCGACTCGAGCGCATAGTCGCGCATCGCGAGCTGGCCCTTGTATTTCGGGTCGAACAGCGTCGAATAGGTCGGCTCCGCATCGTACTTGTCGGCGCGGTAGACGATCGGGTTCAGCCCCCACAGATAGGGGATCGCGTAGGTCGTCCCCTTCTCGTCCTTGACCTTGTCGGTGGCCTTGAAGATGTCGTACATCGCCGCCGTGCCCGGCAGCTTCGACAGGTCGAGCGGCTTCAGCACGCCGCCCTTGATGTAACGCCAGGCACCGTTGAGCGACGGATTGACGATATCCCAATCCGAGGCCGAGCCGGTCTTCAACGCCGCGAACTGCGCGTCCTCGCTCGACAGGTAGGAGAGCTTGACCTTCGCCCCGGTCTTCGCCTCGAAGGGCGCCACATATTCGGGATGGCCGTTGGAGTCCCAGGTCGCCCAGACCAGTTCCTTGCCCGCCGCGAGGGCCGGACGGTTGGCGGAGCCGAGCAGCGTCAGCCCGGCGCCTGCGGCGAGGCCGCCCAGCAGCTGGCGACGGTTCATGAAGCCGATGGTCATGCGCGTTACCCCTCAATTCGAAACCTGATGGCTGGATCATCCGCGCAAGGAAGCGGCATGCCTATAAAGCGAGCGTAATAACCCCTATTCGGTCCGCCGAATGGAATCCAAGCCCTTGATCCCGCGATTGTTTTCCAACAAGGCGGCGGCGACTGCCGCCTTGACCTCGCAATCCGCACGGCCGATCCTGAGGCTCCTCGACCATGGAGAGCGCCTTTGGCACCGCCCGATCTCGACCACGCGCATTTTCTCCGCCGCGCCTTCACCGTCGCCGAGGAGACCGCGGCCGAGGGCAGCCATCCCTTCGGCTGCATCCTGGTCGATGGAGCGGGACGGGTCGTGATGGAACAGGGCAACGCCTACCTGCCGCATCGCGACATGACAGGACACGCCGAACGCGTTCTCGCGACCCGGGCGAGCCAGGCCTTCCGGCCGCCGGAACTCATGGACGCGACGCTCTACACCTCGGCCGAACCCTGCGCGATGTGCGCGGGGGCGGCCTATTGGGCGGGCATCGGCCGCATCGTCTACGGTCTTTCCGAGCACCGGCTGAAGCAGATCACCGGCGATCATCCCGAAAATCCCACCCTCGACCTGCCCTGCCGGACGGTGCTGGCGAGCGGCCAGCGCGTGGTCGAGGTGATCGGCCCGATGCTCGAAGACGAGGCGGCCGTCATCCATGAGCGGTTCTGGGCGCAGCGATAGCGGCCCCGCGGCTCACTCGGCCGCGGCGAGGCCGGTCAGTCCGGCGTTCTCCAGCGCCCGGTCTCGCATCTTGAGATCCGCCGCGATGCTCTTGAGCAGCTGCCGCAGCCAGATATGGGCCGCCGAATGGTGCTTGCAGTCGTGCCAGAGCAGATAGAACTCCATGCGCCCGAGTTCAGGCGGCGCATCGAGCAGGCGGAACGGCATGCCGCGCGCGATCTGCTCCGCGAAGGGGGCGCCGGTGGTGAACAGGAGGTCGGAGCCCGCCAGCACGTGCGGCACGATCGCGTATTCGGGCACCGCCGCGGCGATCCGCCGCCGCAGCCCCAGTTCGAGCAGACGTCCGTCGATCGGACTCATCGACAGGCTCTCGTCCGATGTCGGCGAGAGGTGGCTCTCCTCGAGATAGCGCCGCATCGTCAGCGGTTCGTCGAGATCGGCCAAGGGATGACCTTCGGCGACGACGCACTGGATCGCGGTCGACAGGAGCGGCGCGATCCGCAATTGCTCCGGCGGATTCGGCCAGTTGCCGATCACCAGATCGATATTGCCGTCCGCGAGATGCGCCATGAGATCGGCATGGGCCGGCATCGGCACGACGTCCACGCGCGCCCGCGGCGCCTGCCGGGCGATTGCTCGAAAAATGAGCGGCAGGAAGACGGCGCCGAGGCAGTTCGCCGCGACGAGCCGAAAACGGCGATCGGTCTTGGCGGGATCGAAACTCGGCACTGGCGACAGATGGCTGTCCATCTCCGCGAGCAGGCGCTTGACGGTCTCGCGCAGCTCGAGCCCCCGTTCGGTCGGCACCAGGGAGCCGCCCGACCGCACCAGGATCGGATCGCCGAGCAGTTCGCGCAGCCGCTTCAACGCGAGGCTGACGGTCGGTTGGGTCTGGCCAAGGATCTCGGCCGTTCGGGAGACGCTGCACTCGTTGACGAGCAGCAGCAGCGTCCGCAGCAATCTGACGTCGAGAGCACCGTTTACGGCTTGCATGCCCGGACCTCCGGAGGCGCTGAAAATCCCGTCGCCGGCCTCGGTATGAAGCAGGTTCCATGCCATCATTCCGTCGGGGAGCGTCGAAGGCACGGGCGCTCGCGGGGGTGGGACGGCGATCCAGCATTGCGCCCGGCGACGGTGCCGACGGAGGCCACCGCGCGGCAGACCTGCTATCGTTCGGAACGTCACATCCCGTTTCGATCGGACCCGGCACACCCATGGAACTGTCATCCGTCGCCATCTTCGCCGGTGCGCTGCTGCTGAACGCAGGCACGCCGGGCCCGAGCGTCGCGGCCCTGGTGTCGCGCGTGATCACCAATGGCTGGCGCGACATCGTCCCGTTTCTCGCCGCCATGTGGATCGGCGAGGTGATCTGGCTCACCATGGCGATGACGGGCCTGACAGCGCTCGCGCAGACGTTCCAGTTCGGCTTTCAGCTGCTGAAGTGGCTCGGCGTCGGCTATCTGTTCTGGCTGGCGTTCAAGATGTGGCGCAGCCCGGCGGCCGTGAAGACCGAAGACCTGCCCCGGCGGCCGTCGCCCCTTTCGATGTTCGCGGCCGGCATGGCGCTGACCCTCGGCAATCCGAAGATCATGGTGTTCTACCTCGCTCTGCTGCCGTCGCTGATCGATCTGCATGCGGCGGGTCTGCGGGAATGGGCGATCCTGGCCGGCGTGACGCTCGTCAGCCTGGCCGCGATCGACCTCAGCTGGACCTTCATGGCGCACACCGCCCGACGCCTGTTGCAGACCCCGCGCGCCATGCGCATGGCCAACCGGGTGAGTGCAGTGACGCTGGCCGGCGCCGGCGTCGCGATCGCGGCGAAGAGCTGATCGCGCCCGATCCAGGTCGACCGAGGGTTCGCGCCGGTCTCATGGAGGTCACTCGCGTTCTCAGGGGCCGCCGAACAGCGGCGCGCCGACGAACCCGCCGGCGAAGACGGACCCGAGCGGGACCGAATGTGCCCAGGCGGGAGCCTGGCCGAGCATCGCGGGGATGCTGGTCGCGAAGACGATGTTGAGCGCCAGCTCACCGATATCGGCGAAGAGGCCGAGCGACGCGAGGAACGCGGCCACGCATTGCGTGCGGCCGATCCTGAGCGCAGCCGGCTCCGCTTTCGTCCCGTCTCGATGCGATGGATCAGGCACCCGCCACCCCATAGAGAAGGGCCGCGACCATCTGGCGATAGCGCCCTTCGAGGTCGCCGCTCTCGATCGGCGGCAGGGATTGATTCGTGCCACGCGCGCCATCGGCGATCAACTGTGCCAAGGTGGCCGGGGCGACGCCCGGCTGGAGCTTCAATCGTCCGGCGCCCTGCAACTCGACGATGAAGCTCGCCATCTGGGCCTGAAATGACGTCGCCGAATAGACCATGATATCTCGGCAACGGCGGAACGCCTGATCGTTGATCTCCACGGCATGCGGCGATGTCATCAGTCGACGTCGATGTTCGCCATAGCGCACATTGATGATCGTCGTGAAGATTTCGATCGCATCCGCGCCTTCGGAAAACTTGGCCCGGCCAGCCTCGATGCCCAGGCGAACGGCCTTCGCGTTTCCGTGTTCGACCACGTAACGGAACGCCTCCTCCTTGTTGGTAAAGTAATTATAGAGCGATCGACGCGTCATCTCGACGGCCTTGGCCAGCCCCACCATGTTCAGCTGGTCATAGCCATGGTCCAGAAACGCCTTGAGCAGGCGTTCCTGGAGTTCGGGACGTGGGATCAGGCGATGCGACATGGATCTTGGAACCTGGCGTGGCGCGGCCGGAATCGATTTCGATCCTGAGCAGACGTTCAAGACCGAAGATCATTCGACGACGCAAGCGGTATATCCTGCAATCAGGACATGCCCGCAGCGAAATGCGCCACGCTCGCCTGTGTCAGGTTCGCCGTCCGAGTGCCTGCCGATACTCGGCCACCGGCAGACCGCCGATGCCCCAATCTTCCATGGCGACCTCGTCGATGACGACGAAGGTGGTCGCCGGGTTCTTGTCGAGCACGCGCACGAGCAGGTCGGTGACGCCGCTGATCAACTCGGCCTTCTGGGCGGGTGTGGCGCCTTCGCGCGTGATCTTGATGTTCACATAGGGCATCGGATTCTCTCCTCCTGGGCGACCGGTATCAGCCGCTCTGCCGCTCGATGATCTGGAAGACCTTGGCGATGATCCGCCACTCGCCGTCGATGCGGACGAGCGACAGGAAGTCGACGAAGTCGCGGGCGCCGATCGAGCAGCGGACGCGGGCGAGCGCGGTGTTGTCGCCGGCGCGTTCGATGGCATCGACATGGTCGCGCCTCGCCTCGCCGCGCGAAGCCGGCGACTGGCGCGCGGCGACGACCGGCACATAGTCGGCCATGGTGCGGTAGAGGAACGGCGTCTCGTCGGCGGTCGCGTAGATCGCCTGCGGGTGGAACACGCGCTGGAGCCGTTCGACATCGCAGAAGTAGAGCGCGTCGAAGTAGGTCCGCAGCAGCGCATGAATCTCCTGATCAGCGGCGGTCATTGCGCGGCCTCGCTCGCCAGGAGCCCCTCGGCCGCCATCGCCCGCCGCACCGCGGGCCGGGCCGCGACGCGGGCGACATAATCGGCGACCCTCGGCCAGCGCGTGAGATCGACGCCGATGAAACCGGTCCAGTTCAGGACGACGAACAGGTAGGCGTCGGCGACGGTGAAGCGCTCGCCGAGGACGAAGGCGCGGCCATCGGCAAGACCGCGCTCGACGTCGCCGATCCGCCGCGCAAGCGTCGCCTCGGCGCGCGCCTTGTCCTCGCCGCCGAGCACCCGGCCGGAAAACCAGGGGCCGAAGGCCTTGTGCAGTTCCGAAGACGTGAAATTGAGCCATTCCTGCAGACGGACGCGGTCGATCGTGCCCGGCGCGGGGGCGAGCCCGGCCGCGGGCGCGCGGTCCGCGAGATATTGCAGGATCGCAGGATTCTCGGTGATCACCGTGCCCGGTTCGATCTCGAGCGCCGGGACGTAGCCCTTCGGGTTGATCGCGCGATAGTCGGCGCCGGTCGCCGTGGTGCCGGCCTCGGTGTCGACCTGGATCGCCTCGAAGGGCAGGTCGAGTTCGATCAGGGTGATGCGGGACGACAGCGAGCAGGCGCCGGGCTTGAAATAAAGACGCATGGCGGAACCTCGATGGACTGGATCGGCCGGGATGGCGCGATCGACGCCGCGACCGTAGAAACGCACATTACCGTTGCCAACTTGATTTCCATTGGTTACTTCGTTTTCAAGTTTCTCGCCGGTAACCGGCGACCACACCGCGGGAGGGTGCGATGGGCCTCAAGATCCGCAAGAACCGCAGCGCCGCGCCGCCGGAGACCTGCGCGCTGACCGAGTGCATGGCGATCATCGCCGGCGCCTGGGCGCCCAATGTGATCTGGCATCTCCGCGCCGGGCCGCGCCGGTTCAGCGAGCTGCGGCTCGACATCCCGCCGGTGTCGGCGAAGGTCCTGTCGCAACGGTTGAAGGAGCTGGAGGCACGCGGCGTCCTGACCCGCACCATCCAGCCGACCACGCCGCCCTCGGTCGAATACGCCCTGACCACGCTCGGCGAGGAGCTGCTCCCGGCGCTGACGGCGATCGTCGAGATCGGTCATAAGCTGAAGAGCGGCGTGCGTTCGGCCGCGCCGTCGTCCGAGGCCGCCGGTATCACGCTGTCGCAGAACGAAGCCGGCTAAGGGCGTCCGACGGCGCCATGAACGACGAAGGCGGCCCCGTCCCGCGACGGGACCGCCCTCCTCCGTGCGTCGGGGTGTCGTCCTTATGGGATGTCGGGCGAAACCTTCCAGTCGCGGAGCTTGTAGACCGTGCCCGGGCGCGGACGCGGCGCGTCGGCGCCTTCGCGCATGCGGCGCTTGAACGAATGGATCGGCGTCGCGAGGTCGTCGATGCGGACCTCGACCACCGACGGGCCGTCGTAGGCGAAGGCCGCGTCGAGCGCCGGGCCGAGCTGGTCGGGGGTCTCGACGGAGAAGCCCTTGAGCCCGAGCGCCTCGCCGGCGGCGGCGAAGTTCGGGTGACAGCTCTGGCTCTCGAGCAGCGCCGACTGCACGTTCTTGAAGAAGATCTCCTGCCAGAGCTGGATCCAGCCGAGCCGGCCGTTGTTCAGCACGACGTTGACCACCTTCTGGTGCCGCTGCGACTGGGTCGCCAGTTCGCCGATCGTGTAGGAGAAGGCGCCATCGCCGGCGACCGTGACGATGCGGGTGCCGGGCAGGGTCTCGGCCGCGCCGATCGCCGCCGGCGTCGAGTAGCCGAGACCGCCCTGGCCACGGGCATAGAGGAAGCCGCGACCGGCCTTGCGCGCGGGGATGTAGTTGGCGATCCAGCCGGCCGAGAAGCTCGCGTCGGATATGACGAGGTCGTCCTCGCCGAGCCGGGCGGCGACTTCCGCCATGACGCGGGCCGGATGCATCGGCAGCCGCTCGCTCTCGATCTCCTCGCGCTTCTGCCGCTCGCCCTCGGCCTTCACCTCGGCGATGCGCGCCTGCCATTCCGGGTGCGACTGCGGCTCCAGCGCCGCCTCGAGCAGGTCGAGCGCCTCGCGCACGTCGCCGAACAGTGAAACGGTCGGGCGGAAGGTGCGGCCGTGCTCGTTCGGATCGCAGTCGATGGTGATGGTCGCCTGCTCGGGCAGCGGCAGCGTCCAGTTCATCGCGGTGTTCTGGCTCGCCTTCGAGCCGCACCAGATGACCAGATCCGCCTCCTTGGCCAGCTCGATCGCGGCCCAGGAGCCGAGCGGATTGAGCGTGCCGGCCGCGTAGGCCGCCGTCTCGGGCACCGAACCGCGGCCGGTCAGGCTGGTGACGGCCAGGCCACCGAGGCGCTCGGCGAAGCGGGTCGCGACCGCGGTCGCATCGGCGCCGTGAACGCCGCCGCCGAACACGATCGCCGGGCGCTTCGCCTTGCGGATCAGTGCGACCGCCGCAGCAACATCTCGGCCGACCGGCGCGGACCGGACGAAGGGCGCGCGGATCGCACGCTCGTCGATGCCGATCTTGACCTTCTCCTCGTCCCACTCGGCATCGAAGATGTCGTGCGGGATGATCAGCGCGACCGGGCCGGGGCGCGGCGAGGTCGCGACGCGGAAGGCGGTGCGGATCATCTCCGGCAGCGCGATCACCGAGGGCACGAGCCAGCTGTCCTTGGTAATGGTCTTGAAGAAGGAGAGCTGGTCGAAGCCCTGGCTGGCGATGCCCTTCTCCTTCAGGGTCAGCCAGTCGAGCGGCAGCTCGCCGACGATGCCGACCATCGGCACCGAGGCGTTCAGCGCCTCGATGAATCCGGCCGGCAGCAGGTTCGCGCCCGGCCCGACGGTGACGTCGCAGACACCGGGCTTGCCGGTCAGCCGGGCATAGGCATCGGCGGCGTAGGCGGCGTTGCGCTCGTCGCGCATCAGCACGTGGCGGATCCGGTCGGTCCGGCGCGAAATGCCATCGTGCAGCGCCGTGGTCTGGCCGCCCGGCATGCCGAACACCAGTTCGACGCCGTAGCGCGCCAGCATCTCGGCGACGAGATCACCCATATGGGCCATGGTCGGTTTCCTTCCCTCGCGTGGTTTCGTTGCGTGGTTTCATCGACGACCCGCAGGGCTCGCCGGAGCCTTGCGGGCGGAATGCGGACGCGCGGAACCGTTCGCCGACCCGAGGGGGCGGACGGCCTCTCGACCGGAACCGGTCCGGTCGGCGCAGGGGGTGAACATGAGGACGAGGGGGGCGACCGGCGGCCGAGCCGCCGGTTGCCCGACCCTGCGTCAGCTCACGATGAAATGCAGGCGGGTGCGATCCGTCCGATAGACGGCGGTGTAGTATTCAATCGTTTCGTCCGTCTGCATGTAAGTGATGGATTCGATCGCGATCACAGGCGAGCCCTTGGGGATGTCGAGGAGCTTCGCCTGTTCCGCGGTGGCGGTCGCCGCCTCGAGCCAGCGCTCGGCGCGGCGCATGGTGATGCCGTAGCGCCGGGCCAGCGTGTCGTAGAGCGAGCGGTTGTGCATCGGCACCTGCTCGAAGCCCGGCGCGAGCCGCGACACGATGTAGGTGTAGACGAGGATGCGCGGCACGCCGTCGACCGAGAGCACGCGGTCGAGCGCCACGACCTGTTCGTCTGGCGCGGTGATCTTCAACATCTCGCGCGCCCGCTCCGGCGGGCTCACCAGTTCCTGGCGCAGGATGGTGCGGCTGACGGCGTGGTGCGTGTTGTGCAGTTCGCCCGAGAAGCCGATGTTGGAGCCGAGGAAGCCCTGTTCGTCGCGCTTGCCGGAGACGAAGGCGCCCTTGCCGTGCAGCTTGTAGATGACGCGCTCGTGGACGAGCTGGTTCAGCGCCTCGCGGACCACCGTGCGCGACACGCCGAACAGCTCGCAGAGCTCCGCTTCGGACGGCAGACGCGCGTTCTCCGACAGGCCCTCGGTGACGATCATGGTCTGCACGGCGTTCTTCACCTGCGACCAGAGCGGCAGGGGCGAGTCGGTCTCGCGCACGGCCAGCGCCTTGAGGCTGGCAAGAAGGTCGGGGCCGGAATGGGGCGCCCGGCGGCGGTCATCGCTCATTGTTGTTTTCCTGGACAGGCGTGACGACTGGCGAGCAGCCCGAGGGTCGCCTGCGCCTCGGCGGCGCGGCGTTCCGCCGACCATCCGAGTGCCTCGCCGACGACATCGGCGAGTTCGGCGACGGCGGCCTCGGTTGCCCGACCGTACAACGCGACCAGAGTACGGCGCAGTACGATGTCGGCAAGGTGCACGACGCGCTCGTTTCGCGCCAGGAATGCGATCTCCTGCCTGGAGTGATCGGGAACGGCGGCGAGCGGCTGTTCCGTCGCCCCGGCAAAGCCCTCCAGCATCGCCGTCACCGCCGTGCCGTAGCGGTCGAACAGCGTCGCCGCGCGCGTCTCGGCGAGGCCGAAGCGACGGGCGAGCGCCGCGACATGGGCGGCGATGTCGACCGGCCAGTTCGCGCCGCCGCCGATGGCGACGCCGGAGGTCCACTGCCGGCGGTGCTGGCCGAGGAGCGCCAGCACCTCGTCGGCGATCTCCTCCGCACAGGCGCGGAACGTCGTCCATTTGCCGCCGACCAGGGACAGGACCGGGAACGGCCGGTCGTCGCTCGGCGCAAAGGTGCGGATCGAGTGATCGCGGCTGATCGCGCCGGCGACGCCGTCGCTCGCCGGCAGCGGCCGGATGCCGGCATAGGTGAACACGATCCGCGAGCGGTCGAGATCGAGATCCGGCATCACCATGCGCATGACGTCGAACAGGTACTCGACCTCCGCGTCCGAGCAGACGACATCGTCGGGATCGTCGGTGCGCAGATCGGTGGTGCCGAGCAGCACATGTTCGTCGTCGAGCGGATAGGCGAGACAGATCCGGTGATCGGGCGTCTCGAAATAGAGCATCGAATCGTCGAGCGCGGCGACGAAGGCGCGGTCGCGCAGCACCAGATGCGAGCCCTTGGTGCCGCCGATCAGCCGATCCTCGATGCCGATGCGCTGGTCCACCTCGTCGATGCGCGCACCGGCGCAATTCACCACCACCTTCGGCCGCACGCGGAAGCGCTCGCCGGTCACGGTGTCGGCCAGGATGACGGCATCACCCTCGCGCCCGACCACCGCGACATAGGTCGCCGCGACGGCTCCTGGACAGGCGGCTTCGCCCTGCGCCAGCAGCTCGAGGCCGAGCCGCTCCGGTGCAACCAGCCGCGCATCGTAATATTCGCCCATGTAGCGCACGAAGGGCGCCAGCCGCGCCATGGTGCGCCGGAATTCGTTCCGCGGCACCATGCGGTGCGCCGGCATGGTGCGGTTACGGCCGCCGAACAGGTCGTAGACCCTGAGGCCGAGCGCGACGACGAAGGCGCCTTTCGGCCCCGGCGACCGCAACAGGCCGAGGAAGCGGGCGACGGAAGCCGCCGCGCCGCCGAACAGGCCGCGGATCGGCACGCGGACGCGGATCGGGCGGACCAGATGCGGCGCGTCGAGGAGCAGCCGGTTGCGTTCCTCGACCGACTCGCGAACCAGCGCGAATTCGCCGATCTCCAGATAGCGCAGCCCGCCATGGATCAGCCGCGACGAGGCCGCGCTCGTCGCCGAGCAGACGTCGCCCATGTCGACCAGCAGCGACGGGACGCCCTGAAGGGCGAGATCGCGAAACGTGCCGATGCCGTTGATCCCGGCGCCGATGATCAGGACTTCGGGGGCGGCCCCCTTTCGCAGACCGTCGAGGATGGTATCGCGGGACAGCATCAATGGCTCCAGGACTGGGTGCGGCGATCGACCGCGATCCGGCGAGACCGCGCTCGCACCATGACGGGGCGGTCACAATCTCATCATTACAAGTTAAAACCTGCACAAGAATGAACCGGTGTCAACAGGGCCGAAAACTCGGAGTTATTGTTGCGATGCAGCAGGAAAATTTCCAAAAATTCGGCATTGACGGGTCGAAAGTCGCCGATATGATCAAACATGTAATTACGTGTTGAGCCCCAAAAAGGGGCCGCGCCGGCAACGTCCGGCAGGAGGGAACGCCATGAGGGAGCGCCTGATCGGCATCGATGCCGGCGGGACGATGACCAAGGCTGCGCTGTTCGACCTCGACGGTCGCGAGCTCGCCTGTGAGAGACGTCCGAACCAGATGTTGTTTCCCGCGCCGGGCCATACCGAGCGCGATCCCGAGCGCATGTGGCGGGCGGCCTGCGAGTCCGTCGCCTCGGTGCTCGAGGCGACCGGCACCTCGCCCGACGACGTCGTGGCAGTGTCCTGTTCGGGCTACGGCAGCGGCATCTACCTGACCGATCGCAACGGCGATCCGGTGCGGCCGGGTGTCGTGTCGACCGACAGCCGCGCCGCCGGTCTCGTCGCCGAATGGGAGGCGAACGGCCGCGCCGGCGTGATCGCCCGCCGCA
This genomic interval carries:
- a CDS encoding extracellular solute-binding protein, with product MTIGFMNRRQLLGGLAAGAGLTLLGSANRPALAAGKELVWATWDSNGHPEYVAPFEAKTGAKVKLSYLSSEDAQFAALKTGSASDWDIVNPSLNGAWRYIKGGVLKPLDLSKLPGTAAMYDIFKATDKVKDEKGTTYAIPYLWGLNPIVYRADKYDAEPTYSTLFDPKYKGQLAMRDYALESIAIAALHLGIPREKAFTLSTAELAECKKVLVAQKPLLRTYWQTIGDLTNLFATGEVTAAFSWRVPYDALKDKMKVAMAKPKAGIMGWCDCFGIPASLADDKLELAYKFGDYLLGAEYAAAIAEIGNYATSSSVVRDKLSKEKQEAIFIDNLDVMKTFMWPVAPPNYSEWLKLWNEVKAA
- a CDS encoding nucleoside deaminase, translating into MAPPDLDHAHFLRRAFTVAEETAAEGSHPFGCILVDGAGRVVMEQGNAYLPHRDMTGHAERVLATRASQAFRPPELMDATLYTSAEPCAMCAGAAYWAGIGRIVYGLSEHRLKQITGDHPENPTLDLPCRTVLASGQRVVEVIGPMLEDEAAVIHERFWAQR
- a CDS encoding LysR family transcriptional regulator, which encodes MQAVNGALDVRLLRTLLLLVNECSVSRTAEILGQTQPTVSLALKRLRELLGDPILVRSGGSLVPTERGLELRETVKRLLAEMDSHLSPVPSFDPAKTDRRFRLVAANCLGAVFLPLIFRAIARQAPRARVDVVPMPAHADLMAHLADGNIDLVIGNWPNPPEQLRIAPLLSTAIQCVVAEGHPLADLDEPLTMRRYLEESHLSPTSDESLSMSPIDGRLLELGLRRRIAAAVPEYAIVPHVLAGSDLLFTTGAPFAEQIARGMPFRLLDAPPELGRMEFYLLWHDCKHHSAAHIWLRQLLKSIAADLKMRDRALENAGLTGLAAAE
- a CDS encoding LysE family translocator translates to MELSSVAIFAGALLLNAGTPGPSVAALVSRVITNGWRDIVPFLAAMWIGEVIWLTMAMTGLTALAQTFQFGFQLLKWLGVGYLFWLAFKMWRSPAAVKTEDLPRRPSPLSMFAAGMALTLGNPKIMVFYLALLPSLIDLHAAGLREWAILAGVTLVSLAAIDLSWTFMAHTARRLLQTPRAMRMANRVSAVTLAGAGVAIAAKS
- a CDS encoding TetR/AcrR family transcriptional regulator, producing the protein MSHRLIPRPELQERLLKAFLDHGYDQLNMVGLAKAVEMTRRSLYNYFTNKEEAFRYVVEHGNAKAVRLGIEAGRAKFSEGADAIEIFTTIINVRYGEHRRRLMTSPHAVEINDQAFRRCRDIMVYSATSFQAQMASFIVELQGAGRLKLQPGVAPATLAQLIADGARGTNQSLPPIESGDLEGRYRQMVAALLYGVAGA
- a CDS encoding 4-oxalocrotonate tautomerase family protein, producing the protein MPYVNIKITREGATPAQKAELISGVTDLLVRVLDKNPATTFVVIDEVAMEDWGIGGLPVAEYRQALGRRT
- a CDS encoding nuclear transport factor 2 family protein, whose translation is MTAADQEIHALLRTYFDALYFCDVERLQRVFHPQAIYATADETPFLYRTMADYVPVVAARQSPASRGEARRDHVDAIERAGDNTALARVRCSIGARDFVDFLSLVRIDGEWRIIAKVFQIIERQSG
- a CDS encoding glutathione S-transferase C-terminal domain-containing protein codes for the protein MRLYFKPGACSLSSRITLIELDLPFEAIQVDTEAGTTATGADYRAINPKGYVPALEIEPGTVITENPAILQYLADRAPAAGLAPAPGTIDRVRLQEWLNFTSSELHKAFGPWFSGRVLGGEDKARAEATLARRIGDVERGLADGRAFVLGERFTVADAYLFVVLNWTGFIGVDLTRWPRVADYVARVAARPAVRRAMAAEGLLASEAAQ
- a CDS encoding helix-turn-helix domain-containing protein; its protein translation is MGLKIRKNRSAAPPETCALTECMAIIAGAWAPNVIWHLRAGPRRFSELRLDIPPVSAKVLSQRLKELEARGVLTRTIQPTTPPSVEYALTTLGEELLPALTAIVEIGHKLKSGVRSAAPSSEAAGITLSQNEAG
- a CDS encoding thiamine pyrophosphate-binding protein; protein product: MAHMGDLVAEMLARYGVELVFGMPGGQTTALHDGISRRTDRIRHVLMRDERNAAYAADAYARLTGKPGVCDVTVGPGANLLPAGFIEALNASVPMVGIVGELPLDWLTLKEKGIASQGFDQLSFFKTITKDSWLVPSVIALPEMIRTAFRVATSPRPGPVALIIPHDIFDAEWDEEKVKIGIDERAIRAPFVRSAPVGRDVAAAVALIRKAKRPAIVFGGGVHGADATAVATRFAERLGGLAVTSLTGRGSVPETAAYAAGTLNPLGSWAAIELAKEADLVIWCGSKASQNTAMNWTLPLPEQATITIDCDPNEHGRTFRPTVSLFGDVREALDLLEAALEPQSHPEWQARIAEVKAEGERQKREEIESERLPMHPARVMAEVAARLGEDDLVISDASFSAGWIANYIPARKAGRGFLYARGQGGLGYSTPAAIGAAETLPGTRIVTVAGDGAFSYTIGELATQSQRHQKVVNVVLNNGRLGWIQLWQEIFFKNVQSALLESQSCHPNFAAAGEALGLKGFSVETPDQLGPALDAAFAYDGPSVVEVRIDDLATPIHSFKRRMREGADAPRPRPGTVYKLRDWKVSPDIP
- a CDS encoding GntR family transcriptional regulator produces the protein MSDDRRRAPHSGPDLLASLKALAVRETDSPLPLWSQVKNAVQTMIVTEGLSENARLPSEAELCELFGVSRTVVREALNQLVHERVIYKLHGKGAFVSGKRDEQGFLGSNIGFSGELHNTHHAVSRTILRQELVSPPERAREMLKITAPDEQVVALDRVLSVDGVPRILVYTYIVSRLAPGFEQVPMHNRSLYDTLARRYGITMRRAERWLEAATATAEQAKLLDIPKGSPVIAIESITYMQTDETIEYYTAVYRTDRTRLHFIVS
- a CDS encoding glycerol-3-phosphate dehydrogenase/oxidase, translated to MLSRDTILDGLRKGAAPEVLIIGAGINGIGTFRDLALQGVPSLLVDMGDVCSATSAASSRLIHGGLRYLEIGEFALVRESVEERNRLLLDAPHLVRPIRVRVPIRGLFGGAAASVARFLGLLRSPGPKGAFVVALGLRVYDLFGGRNRTMPAHRMVPRNEFRRTMARLAPFVRYMGEYYDARLVAPERLGLELLAQGEAACPGAVAATYVAVVGREGDAVILADTVTGERFRVRPKVVVNCAGARIDEVDQRIGIEDRLIGGTKGSHLVLRDRAFVAALDDSMLYFETPDHRICLAYPLDDEHVLLGTTDLRTDDPDDVVCSDAEVEYLFDVMRMVMPDLDLDRSRIVFTYAGIRPLPASDGVAGAISRDHSIRTFAPSDDRPFPVLSLVGGKWTTFRACAEEIADEVLALLGQHRRQWTSGVAIGGGANWPVDIAAHVAALARRFGLAETRAATLFDRYGTAVTAMLEGFAGATEQPLAAVPDHSRQEIAFLARNERVVHLADIVLRRTLVALYGRATEAAVAELADVVGEALGWSAERRAAEAQATLGLLASRHACPGKQQ